The stretch of DNA TTTCTGCTCTTCTTTCATTCGGGATACATAGTCATCAAGTGAAGTGAGTTCTCCTTTTTCTGTAGCTGAGGACTCATAGCGAAGGAGCTTTGCAAGCTGCTCGCGGTTTTTAAAATCTGCAGCCACTCCCTCTTTTAAATAAATTGCAAAGCTCTCATAAAACTCTTTATATTTCTCAGCATCCTTTTTAGATTCATCCTCTAGTGTCTTAATAAATCGTCCGGTTATTACCTGACCAATTTTATTTGTAAGAGCGCTGTCCTGCATTGACTCTCTTGAAATGTTTAGCGGAAGATCAGCGCTGTCGATAACACCTTTTAAAAAGCGCATCCAGTCAGGCAGCAGCCCCTTAGGCTTTGAATCTATCAATATCTTTTTGCAATACAGACTCACCCCAGGATCAACTTTGCCAAACCCCATTTGCTCAGGGTTTATTTGCGGAGTAAAAATAAGTGCATTTATTTCTATAGGAGCATCAGAGCTAAAGTGCATGCGGTATGTTGGCTCGTCAAAAGCATTGGCCTGAAACTTATAGAAATCTGAATATTCTTCATCTGATATTTCACTCTTATTTCGCATCCAAATTGGCTGGATATTGTTTATCTGCTCAGAGTTTAACTTGATTGGGAACTGCACGAAGCTTGAGTAATGCGTGAGGATTTGCTTAACCCTTTCTGAATTTGAAAACTCTTTTTCTTCATCTTTTAAATGAACAACTATTTTCGTTCCTCGTCTCACGCCTTTTGCGCTTTCTATCTCGTATGTGCCAGAGCCATCACTTTTCCACAAAAGACTCTTTGCAGTTTTTTTCCAGTTATGCGTGTAGACCTCAACAGCCTCTGCAACCATAAACACACTATAAAAGCCAACACCAAATTGGCCTATGAGGTTTTGATTAACCTCTCCGCCTTTTTTTACAGCTTCAAGAAATGCTTTTGAGCCCGAATGAGCAATTGTGCCCAAGTTGTCTTTTAGATCATCACTGGACATACCTATACCGTGATCTTCTATTGTGATTGTATTTTCTTTATCATCAGTGGTAATGCTAATCTCAAGAGGTAGATCTTCATCGTAAACCTCTTTTTCAGTAAGTTGTAAATATCTAAGTTTTTCAAGTGCATCAGAGGCGTTAGAAACAAGCTCTCTGATAAAAACCTCTTTGTCTGTGTATAAAGAGTTTATTACAATATCTAAGACTTGTTTAACCTCTGCCTGAAATTCATGTTTTTTTGCAGCTTTCTCAGCCATTTGTAAATACTACCTCCGAAAATTTGTTATGGAATATACTGGGCGCAGTAATAATTTGCGCAGTGATAACATATTCACTAACTAGAGAATTTCAAGATTTTAGAGCTATAAGGCAATCACTATCTTGTGCTAGTTAATAAGCTTTACTTCACCAGTTTTTAGATCGTAGTTGCCTCCAACAACTTTGACTTCGCCTTTTTTGACCAAATCAGAAATAACCGGATCTGAATTGTTAA from Thermodesulfobacteriota bacterium encodes:
- the htpG gene encoding molecular chaperone HtpG, coding for MAEKAAKKHEFQAEVKQVLDIVINSLYTDKEVFIRELVSNASDALEKLRYLQLTEKEVYDEDLPLEISITTDDKENTITIEDHGIGMSSDDLKDNLGTIAHSGSKAFLEAVKKGGEVNQNLIGQFGVGFYSVFMVAEAVEVYTHNWKKTAKSLLWKSDGSGTYEIESAKGVRRGTKIVVHLKDEEKEFSNSERVKQILTHYSSFVQFPIKLNSEQINNIQPIWMRNKSEISDEEYSDFYKFQANAFDEPTYRMHFSSDAPIEINALIFTPQINPEQMGFGKVDPGVSLYCKKILIDSKPKGLLPDWMRFLKGVIDSADLPLNISRESMQDSALTNKIGQVITGRFIKTLEDESKKDAEKYKEFYESFAIYLKEGVAADFKNREQLAKLLRYESSATEKGELTSLDDYVSRMKEEQKEIYYLYGPNRETIESGPNLEAFKAHGIEVLYLYEPVDEFVMTSIAKFSDKDLVSADNSDIELDEIKSDQKKDALSDEDAKALSDWIKETLEDAVNEVSVSKRLVDSPAIALNADKVMTPSMRRMMKAMKQDANLTNSVNLEINPAHELMKNLSALKDSDPETAKLVAEQILDNALISAGYLEDPRDMVSRVYEILEKVSDK